The Mesorhizobium sp. B2-8-5 genome segment GCGAACGCCCGGTGTGCTGGCCGGTCTCGGCGACCAGCGCGCCCTGCGCGGTCAACCTCGCCTCGCCGCGCCGGATCGCTTCCTCGTAGAGTTCCGCCGCGCCAAAATTATAGCGCACCATACCCGTTGTCTTCAGGCCGATCGCGTCGATGGCGCAGTCGGGGTTGCGTTTGCCGGCTTCCGACATCAAATTTCCTCTCTGGATTTGGCCGCATCTGACGGGTGGCTTCCCGGAGCCCGCGCTGGGGCCGTCAGGTTCAAAACCAGAAAAGCCGAATGATATCAAATCATTAATCGATTTAAAAAATTTGAAAGTTGTTTAAATCGTTTATATGTGCAAAAAATCGCAGAGGTTGCCCAAAGGATTGGCAGGCTTGGTGCGTCCAATCCCAATTAGGGTGCGATGTCGTGTGACGGCAGGCCGCTCGTGACTTCGGACAAGGCCCGTGCCACATTTTGTACCCAATTTGTCCTGCAAAAGCCCCTTCTCGACGACAGAAGGGACAGCTCATGAGGGAGCCGCTTGAAATGGCAACAATCGCGCTTGTCGACGACGACCGCAACATTCTGACCTCGGTGTCGATCGCGCTCGAGTCCGAGGGCTATCGGGTCGAAACCTACACGGACGGCGCGTCGGCGCTGGAAGGCCTGGCGGCGCGGCCGCCGAACCTCGCCATCCTCGACATCAAGATGCCGCGCATGGACGGCATGGAGCTGTTGCGCCGCATGCGCCAGAAGTCGGACCTGCCGGTCATCTTCCTGACGTCGAAGGATGACGAGATCGACGAATTGTTCGGCCTCAAGATGGGCGCCGACGACTTCATCCGCAAACCCTTCTCGCAGCGCCTCCTTGTCGAGCGCGTGCGCGCCGTGCTGCGTCGGACCAGCGCCCGCGAGGCGGCGGCCAAGGCGCCGAGCCAGCAGGCCCGCTCGCTCGAACGCGGCCAACTGGTGATGGACCAGGAGCGGCACACCTGCACCTGGAAGGGCGAGCCGGTGACGCTGACGGTGACCGAGTTCCTCATCCTGCATTCGCTGGCGCAGCGTCCCGGCGTGGTAAAAAGCCGTGATGCGCTAATGGATTCGGCCTATGATGAGCAGGTCTATGTCGACGACCGCACCATCGACAGCCACATCAAGCGGCTGCGCAAGAAGTTCAAGGCCGTCGACGACGACTTCGAGATGATCGAAACCCTTTACGGAGTCGGATACCGGTTCCGCGAAGCATGAGAATAGGCAGTAGGCAGTAGGGAATAGTCCGTAGTCAGTTTTGAATGATGCGAGCGGCCATTCGTGCATAGCCGCAGTCAGCCAATCATTGCTCCTACTGCCTACTGCCCACTCACTACCCACTAACTAAGCAGGGCCTGCTAGTCGATGGCAGTGGAAGTAGAGCGAGGCAGACGGATGGGCGCGGCAAGGCGCCCGTCGCGGATCGTGCCCGCCTTCGTGTCGAAATTCACGGTGCCGATGCGCCGGTTTCTCGGCCATCACATTTTCTCCAGCCTGACCCGGCGCATCCTGTTCCTCAACCTGGCCGGCCTCGCCGTGCTGGTCACCGGCATCCTTTACCTGAACACCTTCCGCGACGGGCTGATCGACGCGCGGGTCGAAAGCCTGATGACGCAGGGCGAGATCATCGCCGGCGCG includes the following:
- a CDS encoding response regulator transcription factor, with amino-acid sequence MATIALVDDDRNILTSVSIALESEGYRVETYTDGASALEGLAARPPNLAILDIKMPRMDGMELLRRMRQKSDLPVIFLTSKDDEIDELFGLKMGADDFIRKPFSQRLLVERVRAVLRRTSAREAAAKAPSQQARSLERGQLVMDQERHTCTWKGEPVTLTVTEFLILHSLAQRPGVVKSRDALMDSAYDEQVYVDDRTIDSHIKRLRKKFKAVDDDFEMIETLYGVGYRFREA